The Pectobacterium wasabiae CFBP 3304 DNA segment CGGACAATGTGCCGCAGGACACAATTCCCGCGCAGGCGGGACCGATCTTGCAGGTTAATAATCTGGTGACGCGTTTTCCGATTCGTAGTGGGTTATTGAACCGCGTGACCCGGCAGGTGCATGCGGTAGAAAATGTCAGCTTCGATCTCTGGCCGGGCGAAACGCTTTCGCTGGTTGGCGAATCGGGGTGTGGCAAGTCCACCACGGGCCGGGCGCTGCTCCAACTGGTTGAAAGCCAGAAGGGCAACATTATCTTTAATGGTCAGCGTATCCATCAGTTGAAAGGGACTGCATTACAGCATTTGCGGCGTGATATTCAACTGATTTTTCAGGATCCTTATGCGTCTCTGGATCCTCGTCTGACGGTCGGCTTCTCAATTATGGAACCGCTGCTGGTACATAACATTTGCCGTCGGCAGGAGGCAGAAAAGCGGGTTGAATGGCTCTTGTCGCGCGTGGGGTTGGAGCCGGAACATGCCCGACGCTATCCGCATGAATTTTCCGGTGGTCAGCGTCAGCGCGTTTGTATTGCCAGAGCGTTGGCGCTGAATCCTAAAGTGGTGATTGCGGATGAGGCCGTATCCGCGCTGGACGTGTCGATTCAGGCGCAAATCATCAATCTGATGCTGGAACTACAACGTGAGTTTGGCATTGCATTTTTGTTTATTTCACATGATATGGCGGTGGTTGAGCGTATCAGCCATCGCGTAGCGGTGATGTACATGGGGCAAATTGTCGAGATTGGCTCACGGCAAGATGTGTTTGAACGTCCCCGGCATCCTTATACCCGCAAACTGATGTCGGCAGTTCCTATTGCCGATCCCTCGCGCCGCCAGCGTGAGCAGGTTCTGCTGGTTGATGAAATACCCAGCCCGATCCGGGTGATTGGCGATGAGCCAACCACAGCGCCCTTGGTTCAGGTTGGTGAGCGACACTTTGTTGCTCACCATCCGATAGCCGGTGCTTATTAACAAGGATTCACAAGGAGAACGTAGCATGAGCGTAATGACGATAAAGCGGCGCTGGTTCGTGGCCGCAGGGGTAACCGCAGTCATGGCAGCCTCACCCGTCTGGGCAGCTAAAGATGCGGTTATCGCCGTAGGTTCCACGTTTACCAGCCTGGATCCGTATGATGCCAACGATTCACTATCGCAGACGGTGGCGAAGTCATTTTATCAGGGGCTTTTTGGCTTCGATAAAGACATGAAGCTGGTAAACGTACTGGCGGACAGCTACGACGTCGGCCCGGATGGCCTGACGTATACCGTCAAGCTGCACCCTGGCGTCAAATTTCACGATGGATCGGCGTTTAATGCCGCCGCTGTCAAAGTGAATCTGGATCGTGCCAGTAACCCAGACAGTCGTCTGAAGCGGTATAACCTGTTCAAAATGATCGACAAAACCGAGGTGGTGGACGATCTGACGGTGAAAATCACGCTGAAGACGCCGTTCTCGGCGTTTGTTAACAATCTGGCGCACCCGGCGGCAGTGATGATCTCTCCGGCGGCATTAACGCAGTACGGCAAGGAAATTGGCTTCCATCCGGTTGGTACGGGTCCGTACCGCTTTGTGGCCTGGAATCAGACCGATTTTGTCAAAGTTGAGAAGTTCAACGGCTACTGGAAGGCTGGCTTGCCTAAGCTAGACAGCATTACCTGGCGTCCGGTAGTGGATAACAACACGCGTGCGGCACTACTGCAAACGGGTGAAGCGCAGTTTGCTTACCCGATACCGTTCGAACAGGCCAAGGTGTTGGAGAAAAATGACAAGCTGGCGCTGGTGGCATCACCATCGATTCTGCACCGCTACATCAGTATGAATGTCACGCAGAAACCGTTCGATAACCCGAAAGTACGACAGGCGCTGAACTACGCCATTAACAAAGAAGCGCTGATTAAAGTGGCATTCTCCGGTTACGCGACGCCAGCCGAAGGGCCACTGCCGGGCAGTATCGATTATTCGGTAAAATATCACCCGTGGCCTTACGATCCAGCCAAAGCGCGTGAGTTGCTGAAAGAAGCGGGCTACCCGGATGGTTTTACTACCACGCTTTGGTCGTCACATAACCACAGCACGGCGCAGAAAGTCTTGCAGTTCACGCAGCAACAACTGGCACAGGTTGGCGTGAAAGTGCAGGTGACTGCGATGGATGCGG contains these protein-coding regions:
- a CDS encoding dipeptide ABC transporter ATP-binding protein; translated protein: MSLTQDHYASLSSSVPGLVLPEKRVVEVRNLSVYFEQQGQRTDAVRNLTFSVDRGETLAIVGESGSGKSVTSLALMRLVEHAGGVIHQGDMFFRRRDGHVLDLRGARQRVMRRLRGADLAMIFQEPMTSLNPVFPIGEQIAESIRLHQGMNRQAARAETLRMLDLVRIPEARNVLDRYPHQLSGGMRQRVMIAMALSCKPSLLIADEPTTALDVTIQAQILQLIRVLQREMDMAVIFITHDMGVVAEVAERVLVMHRGESVEAGSVGQIFTAPQHRYTQGLLAAVPALGSMRGQPFPAKFPLLDQNTARLADNVPQDTIPAQAGPILQVNNLVTRFPIRSGLLNRVTRQVHAVENVSFDLWPGETLSLVGESGCGKSTTGRALLQLVESQKGNIIFNGQRIHQLKGTALQHLRRDIQLIFQDPYASLDPRLTVGFSIMEPLLVHNICRRQEAEKRVEWLLSRVGLEPEHARRYPHEFSGGQRQRVCIARALALNPKVVIADEAVSALDVSIQAQIINLMLELQREFGIAFLFISHDMAVVERISHRVAVMYMGQIVEIGSRQDVFERPRHPYTRKLMSAVPIADPSRRQREQVLLVDEIPSPIRVIGDEPTTAPLVQVGERHFVAHHPIAGAY
- the gsiB gene encoding glutathione ABC transporter substrate-binding protein GsiB, whose amino-acid sequence is MSVMTIKRRWFVAAGVTAVMAASPVWAAKDAVIAVGSTFTSLDPYDANDSLSQTVAKSFYQGLFGFDKDMKLVNVLADSYDVGPDGLTYTVKLHPGVKFHDGSAFNAAAVKVNLDRASNPDSRLKRYNLFKMIDKTEVVDDLTVKITLKTPFSAFVNNLAHPAAVMISPAALTQYGKEIGFHPVGTGPYRFVAWNQTDFVKVEKFNGYWKAGLPKLDSITWRPVVDNNTRAALLQTGEAQFAYPIPFEQAKVLEKNDKLALVASPSILHRYISMNVTQKPFDNPKVRQALNYAINKEALIKVAFSGYATPAEGPLPGSIDYSVKYHPWPYDPAKARELLKEAGYPDGFTTTLWSSHNHSTAQKVLQFTQQQLAQVGVKVQVTAMDAGQRAAEVEGKGVKETGVRLFYTGWSASTGEADWALSPLFATASWPPAQFNTAFYSNPQVDADLADALKTTDRAEKQKLYKDAQDKIWADAPWIFLATERLVSANSKKLTGFYVMPDTLFSFDDADLTE